The genomic region CTATGTCGTAGTATTTGCATGTTGCCGCTATCAGCGAATCATTAGGTAATAATCCATACTTGGTAGCGATTTTGCCGGCTTCTCTTACTATTTCCATTGTTATTGGCAGGAATATTAGCTTCCCGTCACTGTAGAGTTCGTCTAGGAATGAATGTAGAACTCCGTATCCTCTTAGTATGTCGTGGTCTAAGCGGGATAGAGATAGCTTCATATCGTAGAACTTATATTCTTTATGCTTCTCCATGTAGAGGAGCTTTAACAAGTTAAATGCTACCTCACTATAGACTATGGAGTTAATGACAAACTTGTATGCCCCCTCTACGACATCCTTAGCAGCTGAATCTCCTGTAAAGTAGCGGAGTATCACACTACTGTCCAGGAATACTGCCTCTCTCGGAGACATGCTCATAATAGTCCTCCTCTTTTTTGGCCCTTTCCCCGCTCACCTTCACTATGCCGAAGAAGCGTTTAACGCCCTCCGGACGGTGTCTCTCCTTTATTTCGAGAACGAGCTCTTCTCCCTCTTCGAAGTCAATAATATCTAGTGGCTTTAGTACTCCTTTCTCGTATCTTACTCGAATAACCTTTGACACCGCCTGGTTCCCCGGGTAACCATTTAAGTGCAAAACGCTTAATAATACAGCAGCCTAGTTTTTAGCCAAGTATCTCTTAAATTCCAGAAGTATAATGATAGTCTATTGTAAGCGGTAATCGCGTGCCATCAAGAATGTAATGATTATCGA from Pyrofollis japonicus harbors:
- a CDS encoding type II toxin-antitoxin system VapC family toxin: MSMSPREAVFLDSSVILRYFTGDSAAKDVVEGAYKFVINSIVYSEVAFNLLKLLYMEKHKEYKFYDMKLSLSRLDHDILRGYGVLHSFLDELYSDGKLIFLPITMEIVREAGKIATKYGLLPNDSLIAATCKYYDIGTIATFDEDFKRIPWLRIIP
- a CDS encoding antitoxin family protein, whose product is MSKVIRVRYEKGVLKPLDIIDFEEGEELVLEIKERHRPEGVKRFFGIVKVSGERAKKEEDYYEHVSERGSIPGQ